A stretch of the Papaver somniferum cultivar HN1 chromosome 6, ASM357369v1, whole genome shotgun sequence genome encodes the following:
- the LOC113291295 gene encoding uncharacterized protein LOC113291295, translating into MHTCMENRLPSGLTIEILSLLPADSVLQCRQVCTLWRDLLHHPSFAHKHLHQLLQNDGNSNSSHSLIASKVCSVFLFVFKFTREPGHQLYYGEYDDQPSKKLRRINQPPTNHQTLVGSCNGLICYSKGGYGPDDHCDYDHEPTYICNPITGEYVSLPGLRPWVDWTKKLQSMVCGFGYHNSSNKYKIVRIYYLENQPLGLVQLLPPPSFVCAANVRNCFKLQVLGGCLCFIHHKEREFLDIWFLRKKGGHGTSDVNEQDYDSLSWIKEVSIVPIVSGAVPFALTNSGQVLLHHSFGIYCYDPETAASVNLISNDFYHVLHVVPHMNSLVPLRGLPEVWWPRKRYDVNPAPKEICIKPHRKDDGKIGVSPSLSKTQYLDKQPVSPIQASHTSKAADDSRKRKEKSLKCKSHCSDGPEKLDPSPQELYCSDENSPLSHCPRRPICEGGSGVDGTQKIVEDVEIFSDHDGDIAETCGEVGVTSACRHAAKRHTAGSDMSDQGSEKKACSEPSRSCGQDVGQPRERGRGSSLMSPLGLSDKVKIDCPLPQYTAPQLCPPSFLVVVGFPVLPKYKDLYTRVVASKGHMASDTKVKWMFIQATMVTELLETIQQMSELSSRDVTSTNLQQWRASVDTASAMDFHVSWLDDQLHLLESKIRDVEELKATRRSLKAEVRGSENKISLLRSKMKKARRAYEAAKVEKAELISKVAIGKTSLASFEADSQATISLSNSALGLCLGL; encoded by the exons ATGCATACTTGTATGGAGAACAGGCTCCCCTCAGGACTTACTATAGAAATTCTTTCTCTCTTACCCGCTGATTCAGTCTTGCAGTGCAGACAAGTGTGCACACTGTGGCGAGACCTACTGCATCATCCTTCCTTTGCTCATAAGCACCTACATCAATTATTACAGAATGATGGTAATAGTAACTCAAGTCATTCTCTTATTGCTTCCAAGGTTTGTTCTGTTTTCCTTTTCGTCTTTAAATTTACACGGGAACCAGGTCACCAACTTTACTATGGAGAGTATGATGATCAGCCTAGTAAGAAACTTAGAAGGATTAACCAGCCTCCCACGAATCATCAGACATTGGTTGGATCATGTAACGGGTTGATTTGCTATTCTAAAGGCGGTTATGGACCTGATGATCATTGTGATTATGATCATGAACCTACCTATATTTGTAATCCTATCACCGGTGAGTATGTGAGTTTGCCAGGGCTAAGACCCTGGGTTGATTGGACGAAAAAGTTACAGTCTATGGTGTGTGGTTTTGGTTACCATAATTCTAGTAACAAGTACAAAATTGTTAGAATCTACTATCTTGAGAATCAACCCTTGGGGCTGGTCCAG TTGCTCCCACCACCATCTTTTGTCTGTGCTGCAAATGTGCGGAACTGTTTTAAACTTCAGGTCTTGGGAGGATGCTTGTGTTTTATTCATCATAAGGAACGTGAATTCCTAGACATATGGTTCTTAAGGAAGAAAGGAGGACACGGTACTAGTGATGTGAATGAGCAGGATTATGACTCATTGAGCTGGATTAAGGAGGTCAGCATAGTGCCAATTGTGAGTGGTGCGGTACCATTTGCTCTTACAAATAGTGGTCAAGTCCTACTTCACCACAGCTTTGGTATCTACTGTTATGATCCAGAAACTGCAGCCTCGGTAAATCTTATAAGTAACGACTTCTATCATGTACTACACGTAGTTCCTCACATGAACAGCTTGGTTCCGCTGCGAGGTCTTCCAGAAGTTTGGTGGCCCAGAAAAAGATACGATGTTAATCCAGCACCAAAGGAAATCTGTATAAAACCACATAGAAAAGATGATGGAAAAATTGGTGTTAGTCCAAGCCTTAGTAAGACTCAATATTTGGATAAGCAGCCTGTATCTCCAATACAGGCGTCTCACACgagcaaagctgcagatgattcGAGAAAGAGGAAGGAAAAGTCACTGAAGTGCAAGTCACATTGCTCTGACGGACCTGAAAAGCTAGATCCTTCGCCCCAAGAGTTGTACTGTTCAGATGAAAACAGTCCCCTCAGCCATTGTCCAAGGCGCCCTATTTGTGAG GGAGGAAGTGGTGTTGATGGTACACAGAAGATTGTTGAGGATGTGGAGATATTTTCAGATCATGATGGGGATATTGCAGAAACTTGTGGAGAAGTGGGGGTTACATCGGCTTGCAGGCATGCGGCTAAACGACATACAGCTGGTTCAGATATGAGTGACCAGGGAAGTGAGAAGAAGGCATGCTCTGAACCTAGCAGATCCTGTGGTCAAGACGTCGGGCAACCCCGAGAAAGAGGCAGAGGTAGTTCACTCATGTCCCCCTTAGGGCTCTCTGACAAAGTGAAGATCGATTGTCCACTTCCTCAGTATACTGCTCCTCAACTATGCCCACCAAGTTTTCTTGTGGTAGTTGGATTTCCCGTACTACCTAAGTATAAAGACTTGTATACTCGAGTGGTTGCCTCCAAAGGGCACATGGCCTCCGACACAAAGGTTAAATGGATGTTCATACAAGCCACCATGGTAACCGAACTTTTGGAGACGATTCAACAAATGAGCGAACTCTCTAGTCGAGATGTTACCTCCACCAACTTACAACAATGGCGTGCATCAGTTGATACCGCTTCCGCTATGGACTTTCACGTGTCATGGTTGGATGATCAGCTTCACCTTCTTGAGTCTAAAATTCGTGATGTTGAAGAACTGAAGGCGACGAGGCGTAGTCTGAAAGCAGAAGTCAGAGGTAGTGAGAATAAGATCTCTTTACTTCGTTCCAAGATGAAAAAGGCGAGACGTGCGTACGAGGCCGCTAAGGTAGAAAAAGCTGAATTGATTTCAAAGGTGGCTATAGGGAAaactagccttgcttcatttgaAGCCGATAGTCAAGCGACTATCTCTTTGTCAAATTCGGCACTTGGTTTATGTTTAGGACTTTAG